The genomic DNA CATGTCCATCGACTTCACAACAAAATGGTATTGCAGAACGTAGACATCGCTATTTAACTGAGCTCGGTCTGTCAATGTTGTTTCACAGTAAAACACCTCTGAAGTATTGGGTTGAGGCGTTTTACTCTGCTAACTTCATTGGTAATCTGCTTCCTTCTAAGGTTTTAAATCAGCAGAGTCCACATGAAAAGCTATTTAACAAGAAACCAGACTACTCCTTTCTTCGTGTCTTTGGTGCTGCGTGTTACCCCTATCTTCGTCCGTTCACTCAGCATAAGTTTGAACCTCGCTCGCTTCAATGTGTTTTTCTCGGGTATCATCCTCAATACAAAGGCTACCGGTGCCTACATCCTCCAACTGGTCGGGTTTATATTAATCGGCATGTTATCTTTGATGAGTCTTGCTTCCCTTTTATGGATAAGTACAAGGAGCTTGTCACTCAGCATAAGACTGGCTTACTCGGAGCTTGGCAGTCTGCTGACACTCAGTTTCGAACCTTACCAATTATTCCACCACAAGCTACACCTAGCTCTCCAAGTAGTCCGCTGTCCCTTGCAGACATGGCTGAATATCCTCAAGATGACACTTTTTGTGCATCTCCGAGCTCTGCTTTGTCTCCCTCTGATGCTGATTCCACTCTCACCACTGAGACCACCTATCCGTCTCCATCGCCAGCTGTTGATGATCAAACCACTCGTACCGTCTCTACTCACCCGATGACAACTCGGTCTAGAGATGGCATTCACAAACCCAATCCACGGTATGCGCTTGTGGCCAGTAAAACCATTCCTACTCTTCCCACAAGTGTAGCCGAGGCACTAGCTCATCCAGGGTGGCGACAAGCTATGCTTGACGAACTTGACTCCATTTACAAGAATCATACCTGGTCTTTAACTCCTGCTACTGCTGACATGAATATCTTGGGGTGTCGATGGGTGTTCACCGTAAAACTTAATGCAGACGGAACGGTGAATAAACTTAAGGCCCGCCTTGTTGCTAAAGGCTTCAATCAGGAACCTGGCGTTGACTTCAATGAGACTTATAGCCCCGTGGTCAGAACCTCTACTATTCGCATTGTGCTCACTGTTGCGACTGCAAAGAACTGGAACATCACTCAACTTGATGTGAAGAACgcttttcttcatggtgatCTGCAGGAACAAGTTTATATGATCCAGCCGCCGGGATTCGAAGATGTTGCTTATCCCCATCATGTTTGTTCGTTGGAGAAGGCTTTATATGGCCTTAAGCAGGCTCCACGTGCCTGGTATGACAAGTTTAGTAACTATCTCTTGGAATTTGGTTTCACCTGCAGTCGAGCTGATCCGTCTTTGTtcacttatcatcatcatggcAACACTTTGGTCCTCTTAttgtatgttgatgacatttTGCTCACTGGATCTAATCCTACTCTGTTTAAATCTCTCATTACTGAGCTCAGCTCTCGCTTTGCCATGAAAGATTTAGGGAACCTGCATTACTTCCTTGGGATCCAAGCGCAGGCTTATTCTCACGGTTTGTTTCTTCACCAGACCAAATACACCGAAGAGATTCTCCATCTTGCCAACATGTCCTCCTGCAATCCTTGTCATACTCCGCTTCCACTACGCCTTGATCATGTGTTTCGTGATACTCGGTTGTTCTCTGAGCCATCCTATTTTCGTAGTCTTGCTGGGAAGCTACAATACTTGACCATCACGCGGCCTGATATTCAGTTTGCAGTTAACTTCATCTGTCAAAGAATGCATTCTCCTACGGTTTCCGACTTTGGTCTACTCAAACGCATTCTTTGTTATCTTCGTGGTACCTCTGCAATGGGTCTGCACTTGTCTAGACACACGAATCTCTCCCTGGTTTCCTATAGTGACAGTGATTATGCCGGCTGCAAGGACACACGTCGTTCCACTTCTGGCTCCTGTGTCTTGCTAGGTTCGAATGTTGTGTCTTGGTCTGCTAAACATCAACCGACAGTGTCCCGATCCTCGACTGAGGCTGAATATCGAGCACTTGCCTCTACTGCTTCTGAATTAACCTGGATTTCATCTGTTCTTCGCGATTTGGGAATCACACAGTCTCATCCTGCTGTTCTTCGTTGTGATAATCTCTCTGCCGTTTATCTAACTGCGAACCCGGTTCTTCATAATCGTTCCAAACACTTTGATGTGGATTATCATTATGTTCGGGAACGCGTTGCTCTCGGTGTTCTAGAAGTTCAACATATACCTGCTGAGCAACAGCTTGCTGATACGTTCACTAAATCCCTGGCTCGTCGTCCCTTCCAAGCCTTGCGTGACAAACTGAATGTTCGAGTTCCTCCCACACTCAGTTTGAGGGGGAATGAAAGTATATGGCCTCAGGCCCAACCCACAAAGCCTTCTCAATCCACAAAGCCTTCTCAAAGCCCATTTGACCACAAGTCATTATCTCCTCACAAGTCGTTATCTCCCCTGCATCAAGAACAGAGTAGTCCTTCTCTGCCACAGTGTCCTTCCCCGGAACATAGGCCGACAATCTCACAGCCGGTGCAGCGCATGACGATGGCTACTCCAACTAGCTGCTCACCCATAGTATTAGGTAACCGGTTCAACGGAATCTTGACTGAGGTGTGTGGCTAGATGTTAGACAAGTGGCAATAGATCCTATACTCTTGTAATATTCTAGAATGTTCCCTTAATTCTATATATGTAAACCCTATGGGTTCATTGTAAACTTGAGAGAGTTGATTACATAATAAAAAGTATTATTCAGTTtccttcctcctctgttttacTACGATTATTCACAACCTTGAGCCTTGAGGTTTTAATGAATAATTACATAAAATCAAATGTGATATCAAGCACATGCTCGAAATAATTTAAGGACAGTGGGATCCATGAGGAGCCAAATGAGTCTGGGATATTTCAGGACAGATGAAACAGCTGGTTTCCATCTATTTAAAATGAGGATCTTTCTTGTCTCCTATTCCACCTTGTTCCGAAATTGCCTGAGCTGTCATATCTTTTAACTATGTCCACCCCCACTTCACTCATCTCATCCTATCCATTTAGCGGATcctaattattatatttgtcGTCCTTGACGGCAGTTTTTACTACTTTGATTGGAAACTATTGTGATATTAATTTGGTGTAATTTTTACCCGATTACATAAAGCAAATGCCATAACTAATTATTAACCTGCCAAATGAATAAGACTGAAGTTCTAATATTTTGGCGACTTTGTCCTCATTTATTCAACTCTTATGAGACATGTAGTACGTAGATTTCGCATAACATGTTATTTGTTTCATGTGCTTGGTAGAGGTCGAAGAGGTGAAAGAaatcaagagtttttttttcggGACAAAATATACGTTACTACTTACAAGTATGGCATATTGTGTCATATAATCGATATGCAAACGAATATGTGGATGAATAaatgtattttcatttttctccttcatatattttgtaaataaccATATACTTTAGTGTGATTATAAAAGTGACATAATTAGAAAAATGGAAACCGTGAGTTGAATTCCTAACCAGCCATATATGACTTCCGTACTTAATGATGCAAAAGTATTAAAATGTCCACGAATaagacaataatttttattggttCTTAAATTCAGCTAATTActtaactagattaagacccctctaatatttaattaatagatataagttataaatcatatatacagAGAATTCTATAATAATATGAAGactaatttttcaaattataaataacttatcttaattattttgatttttctttgaaGAAACTAccattataattttgatttacatAAGCATGtataaaaaatctttttatttttaaatattgacaaaaaaatcacaGAGTCGAGTCCACTTCACCACTTGGCAGGTCCGATCTTTGGACCAAGCAAGTAAAGTTATAGATTATGTCCAAAGTTTTAGGccttttatatactttttttttaagtagtaaatttttttataagttcaatttttattaagCTGTTAACCAACCATGTTCGTGAGCATTAAATTAATGTTAATTAGTTTGTTGTTCAtaagttttaaaagtaaaaaaattctgtagaaaaaaagaaaatttaaagccTAAATTCAATAACCAAACCATAATGAGTAATTAGGcaatataattttcattttcatgtgGGAATTCAAAATGAACGTAAGTGAGCatttaattgaatatattttattgatcTAGAAACtgttttatgaatataacattttatgttattatttgtttgtaattttgtattaaatgaaaaggtattttttaaaaatatgcatATGGTACCTAAAACCGCAGTGCCGGCCATGCCACTTGGAAAAAGGACTATTCCAAAATGAATAGTTAAATGCCTCCGGACTTGTGGAAATTAAGATATGTTGTTGATCCAAATTTTATggttaggaaaaaaatagataattaaaaataaaaaatggaaatcaTATGATTTCctgaatttaaattaaataaaatttgtgataCTGTACATGCCTGAATTTAATTCCATGAATTTAAGCGCTCTCTTCTAgtcattaataaattttgccatGAATGAAATGGTGGATTAATTCGAATGTGATGTACATGTGCATGTAATACTATGTATGATGATGTATTGTCAATTAAATCAAAGCTTCTTTATTTATGTAATACTAGATTTTACCCCGCTGTACACTGCAaagctatattttattttagaaagaaaaaatataatttgattagtagattaactatatatatatatatatatatatgagtatatgactaatgttttgcatattttaaatctttattgcttatatttatacattaattaaaatttaactcaTGTTCTAgcatttgattaataatatttaaaatttatgctaATGTTGTTATAACCCGTTTTGAAACAAATCCtgttttatgagatttttaacatttataaatctaaagatttataaaattttaatttttattaagtttaacatagaaataatcattttttaaaatagtgttaaaatataaaaagatatatttattttatttaataatttaggtagaactaattagtttctataaatacatttcgaatttatttataacaattaaaccaaaatttatggCATATGATACTCTAACAATTACTATGTATAacaattagtttttattaaaaaaatgaatttaattaaatatttaatgtcaGTAGCATTCCCTGTAAATAGTACTAaacttcatgatttattttataattgtctccaaaaatgtatatatagattttgttcCTAGCTAGCTAACAATCTCgttccaaaaatgtatatatagattttgttcCTAGCTAGCTGACAATCTCGTACGAATTTAGTCGACGGTAAAACTCACAAGATATTCACCAATTTTGAATGGAAGCTACTCTCCATTAAGCCTGCATTAGAGAAGCTGCCATTCAACATCAGAGAAGCTACCATTCAACATTAGTGGAATACTATCTGTCAAATAGTTCATgcattatgcatatatatatatatatatatatgaagtctAAAAAGACACCGGTTATTACTGTAATTAATGAGCCGTTAGtctttagttatatattaagaGTTTCCAAATACTTTGCAGTTTCAACATCGATtgatgactatatatatatatattcgaaaaTGTATTAAGATTAACGGCTGAAACATATTGATGTACTCGAATAATTTATATTAGTCAAAAGATTCTCTATACTCATATGTGTATAGAGAAGCATGAACGAAAGTTTAGAATTTGCTAATTCAATCTAACCAAACAGATCATATCATTATACAAAATATTCACTCCAACTAGAGAAGAAGGACCAAAAAGAACACACCCTATGGATACTAAAATAACGAGATTGggacaaaaaaacatcattcaGTGAGCAGATTCTTAAGACGAATGTTTGATTGTTCAGTGCCTGGTCGTAGAAAGTACTAACTCATCAATTAGCTTCTGCTGCAACCAAGTTAAGTCGAAGCAACCAAAGCTATTTACCTGTGAATATATCATACATatgaatacataaacataaatattcacACAATAGAGATAAGCTTACATCAAAAACCCTAGAATAATTGCATATATGTTAACGTACCTCGACTTGAATAGTGTACATGAGCCTCTCATTGACTCGTGCGGTTAAAGAGCTGATGACTTCAAGTCCTTGCTCGTGAAGAACTTCAAGAACTCTTGAGAGTGGCCAAGCCTCAAGACCTGATGCTGAGCTGGTCACCACCACCTCGAATCCACTCACGCATGGTTGCACCATGACAGTAGCTGGTTCCGATCTACTTGACCcagatccggatccggatcgAGTTTGACTAGTAGTAGGGTCACCAGTCTCTCTCTTTAGCTCGTCTCTTCTTGCGGAGAGTTCTTGTATCCGTGTTTGCGTGTCCTTGATGAAAGTTACTGCTCCGTTTACATGATCTGACATCGCTCTCTTTCCCTGCGAAGAAAGAGCCTGAGAAAACTAAAACCCTAGAGAACAAAAATCTCCCATCAATGAACTTGATAGGAAGATTGAGAGTTCAATGCGTTTTTATgagtaaaatatatgaaacctTGATGTATTTCAGAGGTAGCTGATTACGAAGAGAGGCGAAAAGGATCGCCATTTCTTGTCTTCTTTGCCGCTCCATGTTGCGGTGGagaagcttcttctccttcttcgttTCATCTCCTACGTGAGGCATATGACTCTGCCGCCTTGTCTTCTTAGGATTGTTACAAGGATCCATTGGTTGAGGTTTAGCTATGGCAGATCTCAGCAGTAAtcgtgttttttttctctcttgttttttaaTGAACTTAGGTTATAGGAGAGACTGCCCTTAAATAATTGGGTCTGTCTTCTTTAATCATACTtcattgaagaaagaaaaaaa from Camelina sativa cultivar DH55 chromosome 2, Cs, whole genome shotgun sequence includes the following:
- the LOC104726547 gene encoding transcription factor bHLH120-like isoform X2 — protein: MDPCNNPKKTRRQSHMPHVGDETKKEKKLLHRNMERQRRQEMAILFASLRNQLPLKYIKGKRAMSDHVNGAVTFIKDTQTRIQELSARRDELKRETGDPTTSQTRSGSGSGSSRSEPATVMVQPCVSGFEVVVTSSASGLEAWPLSRVLEVLHEQGLEVISSLTARVNERLMYTIQVEVNSFGCFDLTWLQQKLIDELVLSTTRH
- the LOC104726547 gene encoding transcription factor bHLH120-like isoform X1, producing the protein MDPCNNPKKTRRQSHMPHVGDETKKEKKLLHRNMERQRRQEMAILFASLRNQLPLKYIKALSSQGKRAMSDHVNGAVTFIKDTQTRIQELSARRDELKRETGDPTTSQTRSGSGSGSSRSEPATVMVQPCVSGFEVVVTSSASGLEAWPLSRVLEVLHEQGLEVISSLTARVNERLMYTIQVEVNSFGCFDLTWLQQKLIDELVLSTTRH